A genomic region of Luteibacter aegosomatissinici contains the following coding sequences:
- a CDS encoding SRPBCC family protein, whose translation MARVTVTHYFPYPAERVFDAWLDQDTVGQWLFATPDGEMVEVALHPQVGGSYRIVERRENVNVLHTGIYERIDPPHDLAFSFAVPMYDPGSVHVQIHIAAVPGGCNLTLTHEVQEQWLKPSTQGWQTILSNLESTL comes from the coding sequence ATGGCCCGCGTCACCGTCACGCACTACTTTCCGTACCCGGCGGAGCGCGTATTCGACGCGTGGCTTGACCAGGATACGGTCGGCCAGTGGCTCTTTGCGACGCCCGATGGCGAGATGGTCGAGGTGGCACTTCATCCGCAGGTTGGTGGCAGCTACCGCATCGTTGAACGCCGCGAAAATGTGAACGTGCTGCACACCGGCATCTACGAGCGCATCGATCCGCCCCACGACCTTGCCTTCAGCTTCGCTGTGCCGATGTATGACCCCGGTTCGGTACACGTCCAGATCCACATCGCGGCCGTACCTGGTGGCTGCAACCTGACCCTCACCCATGAAGTGCAGGAACAGTGGCTCAAACCCAGCACCCAAGGCTGGCAAACCATCCTTAGCAATCTCGAATCCACCCTGTAG